In Streptomyces sp. NBC_01426, one genomic interval encodes:
- a CDS encoding nuclear transport factor 2 family protein, with the protein MSHTTIAAALDDLLFTPGLDLREAVDRHFAPDYRQRTDGTWDERDGFIAHIAHLRTVIAEGSIEVHEELTDGRLYADRHTVDVVKKDGSAVRTEVYLFGEFAADGRFRRIEETTLMLSGSEADRNLGSAR; encoded by the coding sequence ATGAGCCACACCACCATCGCCGCCGCCCTCGACGACCTCCTGTTCACCCCCGGACTCGACCTCCGGGAAGCCGTCGACCGGCACTTCGCCCCCGACTACCGTCAGCGCACGGACGGCACGTGGGACGAGCGTGACGGGTTCATCGCCCACATCGCCCACCTGCGCACGGTGATAGCGGAGGGCAGCATCGAGGTGCACGAGGAACTGACCGACGGACGGCTGTACGCCGATCGTCACACCGTCGACGTCGTCAAGAAGGACGGTTCCGCCGTCCGCACCGAGGTCTACCTCTTCGGCGAGTTCGCCGCGGACGGCCGATTCCGCCGCATCGAGGAGACCACGCTCATGCTGTCCGGCAGCGAGGCGGACCGGAACCTCGGAAGCGCACGCTGA
- a CDS encoding helix-turn-helix transcriptional regulator yields the protein MLDTSARLLRLLSLLQTPRAWPGSELAERLGVSGRTVRNDIDRLRELGYPVDATRGAAGGYRLGAGAAMPPLLLDDEEAVAVTIAVRTAAQGAVPGTEETSLRALAKLEQVLPSRLRRRVRTLQAYTVAVPADRPAPTVSADVLTTLVSACRDRERLRFDYLDHAGSPTRRVVEPHRAVNWGRRWYLVAWDVEREDWRTFRVDRIRPRTPTGPRFAPREVPGGDFAAYVSGRVSGAAWRHHARVTVHAPAAAVIERINPAVGTVEAIDADSCTLVTGADTVGTLAVHLSLLDFDFDVTEPPELVTHLRRLAERYARSTPPPA from the coding sequence ATGCTCGACACTTCCGCACGTCTGCTGCGTCTGCTCTCCCTGCTGCAAACCCCGCGCGCCTGGCCGGGCTCCGAACTGGCCGAGCGCCTGGGGGTGAGCGGGCGTACCGTCCGCAACGACATCGACCGCCTCCGGGAACTCGGCTACCCCGTGGACGCCACGCGCGGGGCCGCCGGCGGGTACCGGCTGGGCGCCGGGGCTGCGATGCCGCCGCTGCTCTTGGACGACGAGGAGGCGGTCGCGGTCACGATCGCGGTGCGCACCGCCGCGCAGGGCGCCGTCCCCGGCACCGAGGAGACCTCGCTCCGGGCGCTGGCCAAGCTCGAACAGGTGCTGCCGTCGCGGCTGCGTCGACGGGTGCGGACACTCCAGGCGTACACCGTGGCCGTGCCGGCCGACCGGCCGGCCCCGACGGTCTCCGCGGACGTGCTGACCACCCTGGTGTCCGCCTGTCGCGACCGGGAACGGCTGCGCTTCGACTACCTGGACCACGCCGGGTCGCCGACCCGGCGTGTCGTGGAGCCGCACCGGGCGGTGAACTGGGGGCGTCGCTGGTACCTCGTGGCGTGGGACGTCGAGCGGGAGGACTGGCGGACGTTCAGGGTCGACCGGATCCGGCCCCGCACCCCGACCGGGCCGCGTTTCGCCCCGCGCGAGGTGCCCGGTGGCGACTTCGCGGCGTACGTCTCCGGACGCGTGTCGGGCGCCGCCTGGCGCCACCACGCGCGCGTGACCGTCCACGCGCCGGCGGCGGCGGTGATCGAGCGGATCAACCCGGCGGTGGGCACGGTGGAGGCGATCGACGCGGACAGCTGCACCCTGGTCACCGGCGCCGACACGGTGGGGACCCTGGCCGTCCACCTGAGCCTGCTCGACTTCGACTTCGACGTCACCGAGCCCCCGGAGCTGGTCACCCACCTGCGGCGGCTCGCCGAGCGCTACGCCCGCTCGACGCCCCCGCCCGCCTGA
- a CDS encoding MarR family winged helix-turn-helix transcriptional regulator — protein sequence MNNETGHEIADALGDLLKRTLRAGLYRALTEDLGEAVDEVTYPVLSGLARTGPRSAADLAADVGLDRSGVSRRASRLEAAGLVRREQDPTDRRAVLLTLTPRGARTVEIMRQRLASRIEASLDSWPPGEARSFAAHLRRFVDEGPFTEPGAPR from the coding sequence GTGAACAACGAGACGGGACACGAGATCGCCGACGCCCTGGGCGACCTGCTCAAGCGCACGCTCCGGGCCGGCCTGTACCGGGCCCTCACCGAGGACCTGGGCGAGGCCGTCGACGAGGTCACCTACCCGGTACTCAGCGGGCTGGCCAGAACGGGCCCCCGCAGCGCGGCCGACCTGGCCGCCGACGTGGGACTGGACCGTTCCGGCGTGAGCCGGCGGGCCTCACGACTGGAGGCCGCGGGCCTCGTGCGGCGCGAACAGGACCCGACCGACCGGCGGGCCGTCCTGCTCACACTCACCCCCCGGGGCGCCCGCACGGTGGAGATCATGCGGCAGCGCCTGGCCTCACGCATCGAGGCGTCCCTCGACTCCTGGCCACCGGGGGAGGCCCGCTCGTTCGCCGCCCACCTGCGGCGGTTCGTCGACGAAGGCCCCTTCACCGAACCCGGCGCTCCACGATGA
- a CDS encoding epoxide hydrolase family protein, translating into METSSNTDARIRPFRIDVAQEELDDLRTRLARTRWGSEIPGTGWSRGVPTAYLKELAAYWADGFDWRKAEAELNRFPQFTTEIDGQNIHFLHVRSQNPAAVPLLLVHDWPCSFVQFVDVIEPLTRDFHVVVTSTPGTGFSGPLGEAGWNTGRIAGAFVELMARLGYVTYGTQGTGGGAWIALEMGRQAPDRVIGVHVNGLVTFPSGAPGECDGLTGPEQERLARLENFQQDGMGFNAIQSTRPQTLAHGLHDSPVGQLAWIAEKFKEWTDPDAELPEDAVGRDRLLTNISVYWFTGTAGSSANLYYESAHDPSAWAPKPRGTVPTGVAVVLDTDIAIRRFAERDHHVTHWTKLEQGGNFLALEQPEAFVSDVRAFFDTLDA; encoded by the coding sequence ATGGAGACCAGCAGCAACACCGACGCCCGGATCCGCCCCTTCCGCATTGACGTCGCGCAGGAGGAACTCGACGACCTGCGCACCCGGTTGGCGCGTACGCGCTGGGGCAGCGAGATCCCCGGCACCGGCTGGAGCCGGGGCGTGCCGACCGCGTACCTCAAGGAACTGGCTGCTTACTGGGCCGACGGCTTCGACTGGCGGAAGGCGGAGGCGGAACTCAACCGGTTCCCGCAGTTCACCACCGAGATCGACGGCCAGAACATCCACTTCCTGCACGTCCGTTCGCAGAACCCGGCGGCCGTTCCGCTGCTCCTGGTACACGACTGGCCCTGCTCGTTCGTGCAGTTCGTCGACGTCATCGAGCCGCTGACACGGGACTTCCACGTCGTCGTCACCTCCACGCCCGGCACCGGTTTCTCCGGCCCGCTCGGCGAGGCCGGCTGGAACACCGGCCGCATCGCGGGTGCGTTCGTCGAGCTGATGGCGCGGCTCGGCTACGTCACCTACGGCACCCAGGGGACGGGCGGGGGCGCCTGGATCGCCCTGGAGATGGGGCGTCAGGCGCCCGATCGAGTCATCGGCGTCCACGTCAACGGCCTGGTCACCTTCCCCTCGGGGGCCCCGGGCGAATGCGACGGGCTGACCGGGCCCGAGCAGGAGCGACTGGCACGACTGGAGAACTTCCAGCAGGACGGCATGGGCTTCAACGCCATCCAGTCCACCCGCCCGCAGACCCTCGCCCACGGACTGCACGACTCACCGGTCGGTCAACTGGCCTGGATTGCCGAGAAGTTCAAGGAGTGGACGGACCCGGACGCCGAGCTTCCCGAGGACGCCGTGGGCCGCGACCGACTGCTGACCAACATCAGCGTCTACTGGTTCACCGGTACGGCGGGCTCCTCCGCGAACCTGTACTACGAGTCGGCCCACGACCCGAGCGCCTGGGCCCCGAAGCCGCGCGGCACCGTCCCGACCGGTGTGGCCGTCGTCCTGGACACCGACATCGCCATCCGGCGCTTCGCCGAGCGGGACCACCACGTCACCCACTGGACCAAGCTGGAGCAGGGAGGCAACTTCCTCGCGCTGGAGCAGCCGGAGGCCTTCGTGAGCGATGTCCGCGCCTTCTTCGACACGCTCGACGCCTGA